From one Bradyrhizobium sp. Ash2021 genomic stretch:
- a CDS encoding DUF4863 family protein → MGSREELIQRSIPFLREVKDMTPGAKMERWLNETYGEDSGLYQDLARLIKIGVEEGWAANHEVEGPNYRRSRILEPTPETFQFSITAVYMNSADARRFRDDDDHDVLRGQYHGHPYGELNLVVPLDKGAELKGLQGWQGPGWTAPDPGSRHHPEVRGGAVIALFYLPAGRISYDFKAPA, encoded by the coding sequence ATGGGAAGCCGAGAAGAATTGATCCAGCGCAGCATTCCGTTCTTGCGGGAGGTCAAGGATATGACGCCCGGCGCCAAGATGGAGCGTTGGCTCAACGAGACATACGGCGAAGACAGCGGGCTCTATCAGGATCTGGCTCGCCTGATCAAGATCGGGGTCGAGGAAGGCTGGGCGGCGAACCATGAGGTGGAAGGCCCGAATTACCGACGCAGCCGCATCCTGGAGCCGACGCCGGAAACGTTCCAGTTCAGCATCACCGCTGTCTACATGAACAGCGCCGATGCGCGCCGCTTCAGGGACGATGACGATCACGATGTGTTGCGCGGGCAGTATCACGGCCATCCTTATGGTGAACTCAACCTGGTCGTTCCCCTTGACAAGGGCGCCGAGTTGAAGGGGCTGCAGGGGTGGCAGGGACCTGGTTGGACCGCGCCCGATCCCGGCAGCCGGCACCATCCCGAGGTGAGGGGTGGAGCTGTCATCGCGTTGTTCTACCTGCCGGCCGGACGCATCTCTTACGACTTCAAGGCTCCGGCCTGA
- a CDS encoding glutathione S-transferase N-terminal domain-containing protein, with protein sequence MTLDHPIFTRWPAQHPHRLQLFSAPTPNGVKVGIMLEETSLEYEPHRIDILANESHDPTFLALNPNGKIPAIYDPDGPSGTPLALFESGAILLYLADKTGQFISADPNTRYETIQWVMWQMGGVGPIFGQVGFFNKFAGKAYEDKRPRDRYATESARLLGVLDERLAGRDWMMGTDYSIADISLLGWVRNLIGFYEAREIVGFDRFLHVQAWLNRGLARPAVQRGLEVTAV encoded by the coding sequence GTGACGCTCGATCATCCGATTTTCACACGCTGGCCGGCGCAGCACCCCCATCGGCTGCAACTCTTTTCCGCCCCGACGCCCAATGGGGTGAAGGTCGGCATCATGCTTGAGGAAACGAGCCTCGAGTACGAGCCGCACCGGATCGACATCTTGGCGAACGAAAGCCACGACCCGACCTTTCTCGCGCTCAACCCCAACGGCAAGATTCCCGCAATCTACGACCCCGACGGACCGAGCGGCACGCCGCTCGCGCTGTTCGAATCGGGCGCGATCCTCCTCTATCTTGCCGACAAGACGGGACAATTTATCTCGGCCGATCCGAACACCCGCTACGAAACGATCCAGTGGGTGATGTGGCAGATGGGCGGAGTTGGGCCGATATTCGGCCAGGTCGGCTTCTTCAACAAATTCGCCGGCAAGGCCTATGAGGACAAGCGCCCGCGCGACCGCTACGCAACCGAATCAGCGCGGCTGCTCGGTGTCCTCGACGAACGGCTCGCGGGGCGCGACTGGATGATGGGCACTGACTACAGCATCGCCGATATTTCGCTGCTCGGCTGGGTACGCAATCTGATCGGCTTTTACGAAGCGCGCGAGATCGTCGGCTTCGACCGCTTTCTTCATGTGCAGGCGTGGCTCAACCGGGGCCTCGCGCGTCCGGCGGTGCAGCGCGGGCTGGAAGTGACGGCGGTTTAG
- a CDS encoding LysR substrate-binding domain-containing protein yields the protein MESGDSQNSNTEIPQPAGALHSIANDSACTAGAKAGLGIVASSLISAKAELESGELTRILSDWDFGSMEVNALFVSGKTIKPAARAFTDFFIGELRR from the coding sequence TTGGAATCCGGCGACTCTCAAAATTCCAATACCGAGATTCCTCAACCGGCCGGCGCGCTTCATTCGATTGCAAACGACAGCGCTTGCACCGCCGGCGCGAAGGCTGGGCTGGGTATCGTCGCCTCAAGCCTCATCAGTGCGAAGGCTGAGTTGGAAAGCGGTGAGCTCACTCGTATTCTGTCTGACTGGGACTTCGGCTCGATGGAAGTCAATGCGTTGTTCGTGAGCGGAAAGACCATTAAGCCCGCTGCGCGCGCGTTCACGGATTTCTTCATCGGGGAGCTTCGACGCTGA
- a CDS encoding cupin domain-containing protein, with protein MKIRTITAAACAALVFSMVGPIYAHDSEAQTVTKNFEAAIPNISGKSLIVVEVDYAPGAASVPHTHAKSAFIYAYVISGAIESKVDDGETRIYRAGESWSERPGAIHSISRNASKTEPAKLLAVFVLDTNDDPLTTPIK; from the coding sequence ATGAAGATCCGAACCATCACCGCCGCCGCCTGCGCCGCCCTCGTCTTCTCGATGGTCGGCCCCATCTACGCCCATGATAGCGAAGCGCAAACCGTCACGAAGAACTTCGAGGCGGCCATTCCGAATATCTCTGGCAAGTCACTGATCGTCGTGGAAGTCGATTACGCGCCCGGCGCGGCCTCCGTGCCCCACACCCACGCGAAGTCGGCTTTCATCTACGCCTATGTGATTTCGGGCGCGATCGAATCGAAGGTGGATGACGGCGAGACGCGCATCTATCGGGCGGGCGAGAGCTGGTCCGAACGGCCGGGCGCTATCCATTCGATCAGCCGCAACGCGAGCAAGACAGAACCGGCAAAGCTGCTCGCTGTCTTCGTCCTCGACACCAATGACGACCCTCTGACCACGCCCATCAAATAA
- a CDS encoding ABC transporter substrate-binding protein gives MTILPIASQAQQTTMPAIGFLSSRSSGESEAVAAAFRQGLADGGYIVGQNVSIEYRWAEGRYDRLPALAAELVSLHVAAILSAGGPPSALAAKKATTTIPIIFSAADDPVGLGLVESLSHPGGNITGMNLFNATLSANIALMHEIVPASSTIAYLTNPIGRFGRQVSTS, from the coding sequence TTGACCATCCTGCCCATAGCTTCGCAGGCCCAGCAGACCACGATGCCTGCAATAGGTTTTCTAAGCAGCCGGTCGTCGGGAGAGTCGGAAGCAGTAGCCGCAGCCTTCCGTCAGGGCCTCGCCGATGGCGGATATATCGTCGGGCAAAACGTTTCGATCGAATACCGCTGGGCAGAAGGCAGATATGACCGTCTACCTGCATTAGCGGCCGAACTCGTGAGCCTGCATGTTGCTGCGATTCTTTCTGCCGGGGGGCCGCCATCTGCACTCGCGGCAAAAAAAGCCACAACAACCATTCCAATCATTTTCTCAGCAGCCGATGATCCGGTCGGACTCGGTTTGGTGGAGAGCCTTAGCCATCCCGGAGGCAATATTACCGGCATGAATTTGTTCAACGCAACTCTAAGCGCCAATATCGCACTCATGCATGAAATCGTGCCAGCGTCGAGCACGATTGCTTATCTAACGAACCCGATCGGTCGATTTGGCCGGCAAGTCTCGACCAGCTAG
- a CDS encoding class I SAM-dependent methyltransferase, with product MNIVLISQLAAAVIGALFVAYNLFHYVLFLLVTRPKDASKIGHQLNEFERRQLIEWTPKPNDFLKHDDEKRTYDDVFGTYRDEQSNYSTCEFPRLAFSHPYEAEYALLKPKDGMRFLDLGCGSGAAAEYLAGRSNIEIVCVTNSSVQAEICRRKFARPGGRGQVIVIVFDSLDLPNEHFDGIYALESIGYTKDLDAWLARCWRMLKPGRRLLIHSPGSLDHCRRTKDYLSVTAFFENWRYNFVGANLLATRCADLASVQSSIGDYHSWPGE from the coding sequence TTGAATATTGTTCTAATATCTCAGTTGGCAGCGGCCGTCATCGGCGCGTTGTTTGTGGCATACAACTTGTTTCATTACGTACTTTTTCTTTTGGTGACCCGACCGAAGGACGCGAGCAAGATCGGCCACCAGCTGAATGAATTCGAGCGGCGCCAACTGATTGAGTGGACACCAAAGCCGAACGACTTTCTCAAGCATGACGACGAAAAGCGCACATACGATGACGTGTTCGGCACGTATCGCGACGAGCAATCGAACTACAGCACGTGTGAGTTTCCCCGATTGGCATTTTCGCACCCTTACGAGGCCGAATATGCTCTTTTGAAGCCGAAAGACGGGATGCGATTCCTAGATCTCGGATGCGGCTCCGGCGCGGCAGCCGAATACCTCGCCGGACGGAGCAATATCGAAATTGTGTGCGTGACCAATTCATCCGTGCAGGCGGAGATCTGCCGGCGGAAGTTTGCGAGACCTGGCGGGCGTGGACAGGTGATAGTCATCGTCTTCGACAGCCTCGATCTCCCGAACGAACACTTTGACGGCATCTATGCGCTCGAGTCGATTGGCTACACCAAAGACCTGGACGCGTGGCTAGCTAGGTGCTGGCGGATGCTCAAGCCGGGAAGACGGTTGCTGATCCATTCGCCGGGGTCCCTGGATCATTGTCGCCGTACCAAGGATTACCTGAGTGTCACCGCCTTCTTCGAGAATTGGCGCTACAATTTTGTCGGAGCCAATCTTCTCGCTACAAGATGCGCCGACTTGGCTTCAGTCCAATCCAGTATCGGCGACTACCATTCTTGGCCTGGGGAATAA
- a CDS encoding response regulator yields MPTETVISIIDDDEDFREAIARLMKSRGFTVDAFPSALAFLSCPNIRNTSCLIVDAHMPRMTGIELHRRLVESGYAIPTVLSGYVDERSGSCVG; encoded by the coding sequence TTGCCTACGGAGACCGTGATCTCGATCATCGATGATGATGAGGACTTTCGCGAGGCTATAGCGCGTCTGATGAAATCGCGGGGGTTCACGGTCGATGCTTTCCCATCCGCGCTGGCTTTTTTATCCTGCCCGAATATTCGCAATACCTCCTGCCTGATCGTGGACGCCCATATGCCGCGAATGACCGGGATTGAGCTGCATCGTCGGTTGGTGGAATCGGGCTATGCCATTCCAACGGTCCTGAGCGGTTACGTCGACGAGCGTTCGGGCTCGTGCGTTGGCTGA
- a CDS encoding GMC family oxidoreductase N-terminal domain-containing protein yields the protein MLRRKLLAGLGGAAISGVTASAVGRATGESQIGVSPVQSTVGNQRRCSAVDAYLRPHLASGRVTLLTGKTVVRILVENKRAVGVELVTPEDMLAEPKGDNMALTQRMRQTHNVCDEHGGVPTASLIENWIDEAERRTWFPFEATRRA from the coding sequence GTGCTGAGACGCAAGCTACTTGCAGGCCTCGGAGGTGCCGCAATTAGCGGCGTGACGGCGAGTGCTGTCGGGCGGGCTACAGGCGAGAGCCAGATCGGCGTCTCGCCGGTGCAGTCAACGGTCGGAAATCAGCGGCGGTGCAGCGCGGTCGACGCTTATCTGCGTCCGCACCTCGCCTCGGGCCGCGTCACCCTTCTTACCGGCAAGACCGTCGTTCGCATCCTCGTCGAGAACAAGCGGGCCGTTGGCGTCGAGCTCGTCACGCCCGAAGACATGCTGGCCGAGCCGAAGGGAGATAACATGGCGCTCACCCAGCGCATGCGGCAGACCCACAACGTCTGCGACGAGCATGGCGGTGTCCCCACGGCCAGCCTGATCGAAAACTGGATCGACGAGGCGGAACGTCGCACATGGTTCCCGTTCGAGGCGACCAGGAGAGCTTAA
- a CDS encoding DUF3788 domain-containing protein, with translation MEQSPQIGDRITDKSAPPDDNTVRDWIGPKAFGHWAELRNWIEAYYPGVFAPDWLYRGKKRGWSLRYKKSKAFCTFLPEYRLFSVEVVLGGAEREKFEARRYGWRSQLVKLYDEARTYPDGKWLKVAISSADDRHDVTELLSMKRPPPRSRG, from the coding sequence ATGGAACAGTCCCCCCAGATCGGCGACAGGATCACCGACAAATCAGCACCGCCCGATGACAACACTGTCCGCGACTGGATCGGGCCGAAGGCGTTCGGGCATTGGGCCGAACTGCGGAACTGGATCGAGGCATACTACCCCGGTGTTTTCGCGCCGGATTGGCTCTATCGTGGCAAGAAGCGCGGTTGGTCCCTGCGTTATAAGAAGTCCAAGGCATTCTGCACATTCCTGCCGGAATACAGGCTGTTTTCGGTCGAGGTGGTCTTGGGGGGAGCAGAGCGAGAGAAGTTTGAGGCGCGGCGTTATGGGTGGCGCTCGCAACTGGTCAAGCTCTACGATGAAGCCCGAACATACCCTGACGGGAAATGGCTGAAAGTTGCTATCTCATCCGCAGATGATCGGCATGATGTGACGGAGCTTTTGAGTATGAAGCGCCCTCCTCCACGGTCACGCGGTTGA
- a CDS encoding MFS transporter, whose translation MSSVSLILTDRGLALSEPKAVGAQGGTKVLAASSLGSGLVFVSSAVVTVALAAIGRDMRLSPLDLQWVMNAELLPLAALTLVAGALGDRFGQKRIFLAGIALYGLGAAAIGFAPSFVLLIVGRFLQGLGEALILPNGLSMLGQAFPADKKARAVGIWSAAAAVASGVAPAIAGAILDHWSWRTTFLMLLPVVAVALAVGTVWIPKDSPTSHARVDVGGAVFSTVGLGGLSAGLTSLTNGSGLNLWVLVTLIVGLGGLACLVVTERRLGDNAMLPPSLLASRSVVGANLFTALLYGAFTVMLTLIPFVIIRGAHLPTLVAGLAFIPLQVLITVVSPLAGMLCRRFGRRLPLFTGAAVVALGCAMALRVGSNATYWADIFPSILLLALGMSLAIAPLTTLVLTSVKSDRAGIASGVNSAVSRAGSLFAIALLGGVLQQGGPQLFSGFHMAMAVAAVACVLATLAVFIIEPGPHVDFIPRD comes from the coding sequence GTGAGCAGCGTGTCCCTGATCCTGACCGACCGCGGCCTCGCGCTCTCCGAGCCTAAGGCCGTCGGCGCGCAGGGCGGCACCAAGGTGCTCGCCGCGTCGAGCCTGGGCAGCGGCCTCGTGTTCGTCAGCAGCGCCGTCGTCACGGTCGCGCTCGCGGCGATTGGCCGAGACATGCGCCTGTCGCCGCTCGACCTGCAATGGGTGATGAACGCCGAGCTCCTGCCGCTCGCGGCCCTGACCTTGGTCGCCGGCGCTCTGGGTGACCGGTTCGGACAGAAGCGGATCTTCCTCGCGGGGATCGCTCTCTATGGCCTGGGCGCGGCCGCGATTGGTTTCGCGCCGAGTTTCGTCCTGCTCATCGTCGGCCGGTTCCTGCAAGGCTTGGGCGAAGCCTTGATCCTACCCAACGGCCTTTCCATGCTCGGGCAGGCCTTTCCCGCCGACAAGAAAGCCCGTGCGGTCGGCATCTGGTCCGCCGCCGCGGCTGTCGCCAGCGGCGTCGCGCCGGCGATCGCCGGTGCGATCCTCGATCACTGGTCCTGGCGGACGACCTTTCTGATGCTCCTGCCCGTAGTCGCCGTCGCGCTGGCCGTCGGCACCGTGTGGATACCCAAGGACTCCCCGACCAGCCACGCCCGGGTCGACGTCGGTGGCGCGGTCTTTTCGACCGTCGGGCTCGGCGGGCTGAGCGCGGGGCTGACCAGCCTGACCAACGGTTCCGGTCTGAACCTTTGGGTGCTCGTCACGCTGATCGTCGGTCTGGGCGGCTTAGCCTGCCTCGTCGTGACCGAACGGCGATTAGGCGACAACGCCATGCTGCCCCCGTCCCTCCTCGCCTCGCGGTCGGTCGTCGGCGCGAACCTGTTCACCGCGCTCCTCTACGGAGCGTTCACGGTCATGCTAACTTTGATCCCGTTCGTGATTATCCGGGGCGCGCACCTGCCGACGCTGGTGGCGGGCCTGGCCTTCATTCCCCTGCAAGTGCTGATTACGGTCGTCTCGCCGCTCGCCGGCATGCTCTGCCGCCGGTTCGGCCGGCGCTTGCCATTGTTCACCGGCGCCGCCGTCGTCGCCTTGGGATGCGCTATGGCGCTCCGTGTCGGTTCGAACGCGACCTATTGGGCGGATATCTTCCCCAGCATCCTGTTGCTGGCGCTGGGCATGAGCCTGGCGATCGCGCCGTTGACGACCCTCGTCCTCACCTCGGTCAAGTCCGATCGCGCCGGAATCGCGTCTGGTGTCAACAGCGCGGTCTCACGCGCCGGGTCCCTCTTCGCCATCGCCCTGCTCGGCGGCGTCCTGCAGCAGGGCGGTCCTCAGCTGTTCTCAGGATTCCACATGGCGATGGCTGTCGCCGCGGTCGCGTGCGTTCTCGCCACGCTCGCGGTTTTCATTATCGAGCCGGGGCCCCACGTCGACTTCATCCCGCGAGACTGA
- a CDS encoding transposase: MGWVCPRCEGRDACQTCELKALCTTGRERRIARWEHEAALKTVQQRLDQDPGKMTLHRPTAEHPFRTIKDWVGATHFLMRGRHKAATEMALNVLAYNMKRAIAILGCRPLLQAIQT, encoded by the coding sequence ATCGGCTGGGTCTGTCCGCGATGTGAGGGCCGGGACGCTTGCCAAACCTGCGAGCTCAAAGCTCTGTGCACGACGGGCCGCGAACGGCGTATCGCGCGTTGGGAGCACGAAGCTGCGCTCAAAACGGTTCAGCAGCGGCTCGACCAAGACCCCGGCAAGATGACTTTGCACCGGCCGACTGCGGAGCATCCGTTCAGAACCATAAAGGACTGGGTGGGTGCGACGCACTTCCTGATGCGGGGACGACACAAGGCAGCGACCGAGATGGCGCTCAATGTGCTCGCCTACAACATGAAACGTGCAATAGCGATTCTGGGGTGCCGACCACTGCTGCAGGCGATACAGACGTAA
- a CDS encoding PD-(D/E)XK nuclease family protein: protein MIAISGLACWRDWHRNDITTHHGLITPAHPRLTKLFERPLSATSFNMLLRDPIRFVWRYGLGWKAPEDADEPVTLDPNVFGTFVHAMLRDAIEQLEGDGGIARAGQGRIEAALADARGRAVALWENAQPVPPDVIWRSTTSRGHTLAAAAPAYGLEPATEPGDLLRNPLRKGQPEGRWPRFALVGRRARRDSRDRPPDRRSDRPPRLVGRSGPRPSHQRMDDAQTTS from the coding sequence GTGATCGCCATCTCCGGACTGGCGTGCTGGCGCGACTGGCATCGCAATGACATCACGACGCACCACGGCCTGATCACGCCGGCGCATCCGCGACTGACCAAATTGTTCGAGCGGCCGCTGTCGGCGACGTCGTTCAATATGCTCTTGCGGGATCCGATCCGCTTCGTCTGGCGCTACGGTCTCGGATGGAAGGCTCCAGAGGACGCAGACGAGCCGGTGACCCTGGACCCCAACGTCTTCGGGACGTTCGTCCATGCCATGCTCCGCGATGCCATCGAGCAATTGGAGGGAGATGGCGGTATCGCCAGGGCCGGCCAGGGACGGATCGAAGCCGCGCTCGCCGACGCACGCGGTCGCGCCGTCGCCCTATGGGAGAATGCCCAGCCAGTGCCGCCGGACGTGATCTGGCGCAGCACCACATCGCGCGGGCATACGCTTGCGGCCGCCGCGCCGGCGTACGGACTGGAGCCGGCTACCGAACCAGGAGACCTGCTGCGAAATCCCCTTCGGAAAGGCCAACCCGAAGGAAGATGGCCGCGATTTGCCCTGGTCGGTCGGCGCGCCCGTCGAGATTCCAGGGACCGCCCTCCTGATCGAAGATCAGATCGACCGCCTCGACTTGTCGGGCGATCAGGCCCGCGCCCGAGTCATCAACGAATGGACGACGCGCAGACGACGAGCTGA
- a CDS encoding Rid family hydrolase has product MQSNDVNAAAVNGKEAAYLGVPWEDAYGYAQAIKVGDTIHVAGQLSHDEKGNLIAPASLDESGKPAEFSMMEQQMRATYANAVKLLARFGATLDNVVEETLYVLDVDAAFAAAGKVRKESYGTARPQCASNLIGVTRLAFPEQLIEITFKAMLSGAEAKPR; this is encoded by the coding sequence ATGCAAAGCAACGACGTAAACGCAGCCGCAGTGAATGGTAAAGAGGCCGCCTATTTGGGTGTGCCGTGGGAGGATGCCTACGGATACGCACAAGCGATCAAGGTCGGTGACACGATCCATGTCGCCGGCCAACTCAGCCACGACGAGAAGGGGAACCTGATCGCGCCTGCTTCTCTCGATGAATCCGGCAAGCCGGCCGAGTTCTCGATGATGGAACAACAGATGCGGGCGACCTACGCCAATGCCGTCAAGCTTTTGGCGCGCTTCGGGGCAACGCTGGACAACGTCGTCGAAGAGACGCTCTATGTCCTCGATGTCGACGCCGCATTCGCCGCCGCGGGCAAGGTACGCAAGGAGTCCTACGGCACGGCACGACCTCAGTGCGCCAGTAACCTGATCGGTGTGACGAGACTGGCCTTTCCTGAACAGCTCATCGAAATCACCTTCAAGGCTATGCTGTCGGGAGCAGAAGCGAAGCCGCGGTGA
- a CDS encoding MASE4 domain-containing protein encodes MFMERSAAGLQAHELVLSNLSPSVAQRRFALGVVLVLLVVFVIVAGPLSGLPLRRVDAFIPAYGTAIFVIDSITAALLFAQFSVLRSHALLALANGYFLTALIAIPWTLTFPGVLAPEGGLGGGLQSTVWLYVLSHVGFALFAIVYILLKDADPMEWLSPRSIRARVLTTVGSVTALVCCATVFVTAGHALLPRIMLDTAEVSYLWYYTIGPMAALFVVALVLLWLRHRSVLDLWLMLVLFAYIIEIALTAFPIPYRFSVGWYAGRIYGVLSGSFVLLILMKEVTMLYGELLRAVLAQRREREVRLLTGDAVAATVAHEIKQPLSAMLMNASTSLRWLDRATPNIDEAKAALQAIVNNAHRADAVIENIRTLFKRDARTRTSLDVNNLIRETLALLRDDLQTHRVAVQADYNQSLPPIEGNQVQLQQVLVNLITNAIDSMATEDGNRVLSLRSKVYDSGSLMVSVEDVGKGVEPSAIDLIFKPQFTTKVHGMGMGLSICRSIIEAHGGRLWVTANLPRGAIFQFTLPAHQEH; translated from the coding sequence ATGTTCATGGAAAGGTCAGCGGCCGGATTACAGGCGCATGAGCTTGTACTCTCGAATCTTTCGCCCAGCGTCGCTCAAAGGCGGTTCGCGCTTGGCGTTGTGCTAGTGCTGCTCGTTGTCTTTGTCATCGTGGCAGGCCCGCTCTCGGGCCTGCCACTCAGGCGGGTTGACGCCTTTATACCCGCCTACGGCACCGCGATTTTCGTCATCGACTCTATCACCGCAGCCCTGCTCTTCGCGCAGTTTTCCGTCCTACGCTCGCATGCGCTCCTCGCACTGGCGAATGGCTATTTCCTGACGGCACTCATCGCAATTCCTTGGACGCTCACATTTCCAGGCGTATTGGCACCGGAGGGCGGCCTTGGCGGCGGCCTCCAGAGTACGGTTTGGCTCTATGTCCTATCGCACGTGGGCTTCGCCCTGTTCGCGATCGTCTATATACTGCTGAAGGATGCCGATCCGATGGAGTGGCTGTCGCCACGCTCCATTCGTGCGAGGGTCCTTACGACTGTCGGATCAGTTACTGCGCTCGTCTGTTGCGCAACAGTTTTCGTTACAGCAGGCCATGCGCTCCTCCCGCGCATCATGCTCGACACGGCGGAGGTTTCCTATCTCTGGTACTACACGATCGGACCGATGGCGGCATTATTCGTCGTCGCGCTTGTCTTGCTATGGCTGCGGCACCGCTCGGTGCTCGATCTCTGGCTGATGTTGGTCTTGTTCGCATACATCATCGAGATCGCCCTCACCGCCTTTCCTATCCCGTACCGCTTTAGCGTCGGCTGGTATGCCGGGCGAATTTACGGCGTGCTTTCCGGCAGCTTTGTGCTGCTCATCCTGATGAAAGAAGTCACAATGCTATACGGTGAACTGCTGCGCGCAGTCCTTGCCCAACGCCGCGAGCGCGAGGTGCGTCTGCTGACGGGGGACGCGGTCGCAGCCACCGTTGCGCACGAGATCAAGCAGCCATTGTCGGCAATGCTTATGAACGCCAGTACGAGCCTGCGCTGGCTTGATCGCGCGACGCCCAACATCGATGAGGCCAAAGCCGCATTACAGGCAATCGTGAACAACGCGCACCGTGCGGACGCGGTGATCGAGAATATTCGGACGCTCTTCAAGAGGGATGCGCGAACCCGGACCTCGCTCGACGTCAACAATCTGATCCGCGAAACTCTGGCGCTCTTGCGCGACGACCTGCAGACGCATCGGGTAGCGGTTCAAGCCGACTACAACCAATCGCTCCCACCGATAGAGGGCAACCAGGTTCAGCTGCAGCAGGTGCTCGTGAATTTGATCACGAACGCGATCGATTCAATGGCCACTGAAGATGGGAACCGGGTACTTTCCTTAAGGTCTAAAGTATACGACTCCGGCAGTCTGATGGTGTCGGTGGAAGACGTGGGGAAGGGTGTCGAGCCGAGCGCTATCGATCTGATATTCAAACCGCAGTTTACGACCAAGGTGCACGGGATGGGGATGGGGCTGTCGATTTGCCGGTCGATCATCGAGGCCCATGGGGGGCGGTTGTGGGTGACCGCCAATCTGCCCCGAGGTGCCATTTTTCAATTCACGCTGCCCGCCCACCAGGAGCACTAG
- a CDS encoding DUF1003 domain-containing protein produces the protein MWRRLNAIDWKYDRLRDASAVRMRSRTIKSVEPELDSIEPTDRELLGELRRLRRSLRLRPTDTCDPMESLSVGQRVADKVAGVMGSWKFIIVQTVLLVAWVSINFVAAARSWDPFPFILLNLALSVQAGYAAPILMMSQNRQQDIDRRAADNDYRVNVKAELEIELLHEKIDELRTREVLGLTEAVKCLTDLLLQTRQSGRADFVGPVE, from the coding sequence ATGTGGCGTCGTCTCAACGCGATTGATTGGAAATATGATAGACTGCGTGACGCGTCCGCCGTACGGATGAGGAGCAGGACCATCAAATCCGTAGAACCGGAACTCGACAGCATCGAGCCCACTGATCGTGAACTGCTCGGCGAATTGCGGCGGCTGCGCCGCTCATTGCGCCTTCGTCCGACTGACACGTGCGATCCGATGGAGTCGCTCTCAGTCGGCCAGCGTGTGGCAGACAAGGTCGCAGGCGTCATGGGCTCCTGGAAGTTTATCATCGTCCAGACCGTCCTCCTCGTTGCGTGGGTTTCGATCAATTTCGTCGCCGCGGCGAGGAGTTGGGACCCGTTTCCATTCATCCTGTTGAACCTCGCCCTCTCGGTTCAGGCTGGCTATGCAGCGCCGATCCTCATGATGAGTCAGAACAGGCAGCAAGATATCGATCGAAGAGCGGCGGACAACGATTATAGGGTCAACGTCAAGGCCGAACTAGAAATCGAGCTCTTGCACGAAAAGATTGATGAACTTCGAACGCGGGAGGTCCTTGGACTGACCGAGGCCGTCAAATGTCTGACTGATCTACTTCTGCAAACGAGGCAGTCTGGTCGAGCGGACTTTGTCGGCCCCGTTGAATAA
- a CDS encoding nitroreductase: MSALEAAVIGVSEAGTVARSRIDEIIAGRFACREFCDAPVPRRTIEQILRVARFAPSGANIQRWYVYVLAGAAKDGVSAALLEAHENSRDEHVSEYKYYASDLPDLYLKRRREFGRRFYGSLEIAQDDVGARRRQTAKNYTFFGAPVGLIVTIDRRLEVGSWLDLGMFVQNVMLAAAGRGLQSCPQETFSKYHRILRPLPSIPAEQVVVFGISIGRGRVEGTERLMPRAEVDEFATFVGFES; the protein is encoded by the coding sequence TTGTCCGCTCTTGAAGCAGCCGTGATTGGCGTGAGTGAGGCGGGTACGGTTGCGCGGAGCCGGATCGACGAGATCATCGCCGGACGCTTCGCATGTCGCGAATTCTGCGACGCTCCGGTCCCGCGACGGACCATCGAGCAGATTCTCCGCGTGGCACGGTTCGCGCCGAGTGGTGCAAACATCCAGCGCTGGTACGTCTACGTACTCGCGGGCGCGGCAAAGGATGGGGTGTCGGCGGCGCTGCTGGAAGCGCACGAAAACTCCCGCGACGAGCACGTGTCGGAATACAAATATTACGCCAGCGACTTACCCGATCTGTATCTGAAGCGGCGACGGGAATTCGGACGAAGGTTCTACGGTTCGCTCGAGATCGCTCAAGACGATGTCGGGGCTAGGAGGCGACAAACCGCGAAGAACTACACATTCTTCGGCGCACCGGTGGGATTGATCGTGACCATCGACCGCCGACTGGAAGTCGGGAGCTGGCTTGACCTCGGAATGTTCGTGCAGAACGTGATGCTGGCGGCGGCGGGGCGTGGGCTTCAGTCCTGTCCGCAGGAGACGTTCTCGAAGTATCACCGGATCCTCCGTCCGCTGCCTTCGATCCCAGCGGAGCAGGTGGTGGTGTTCGGCATCTCCATCGGCCGCGGCAGGGTTGAGGGGACGGAAAGATTGATGCCGCGGGCGGAGGTTGATGAGTTCGCCACGTTCGTCGGATTCGAATCGTGA